The following proteins are co-located in the Branchiostoma lanceolatum isolate klBraLanc5 chromosome 16, klBraLanc5.hap2, whole genome shotgun sequence genome:
- the LOC136422120 gene encoding tripartite motif-containing protein 2-like, producing the protein MPLTEAAENVPREEFDEKSLTCPVCKDNFDNPRVLPCLHTFCAGCLELLRWQKGKIQFTCPTCWHQVSLQGQDVTSLPVNFYINNLLDFRALQKSEETHNHCQACKSGVSWVEGTCADCRRQLCKNCITAHGNIPALKDHYIITLDDLKNPSSRQKYTPTQYCPKHTDQRMTFYCLPCAKLVCQACTVDEHRPGPDHDPQEVGKVAQKYNAELQTLVGQTLDTAEALKKTTEAVGDKLTSITTNCELQRTKIQEYFTQLRAKLDEAEQKVTVKLDRMEQDQKEPLLKDKAGLEKTLRSTEEGLQFCTDVLARSNPVEILTLRQQLQNRLKSLTATKISHRALDKDISFQPNLEILTCTPGSLSLVKAGITGGGGGATWGGATGGGGGATGGGGGATGGGGNLCFPLTVDVGSNNPVLKGFPVESLPTTVIFRPQEGQVQGTPLVTVTSPGGQHATLDTTETSEGVFEAVWRPQTSGKHVVGVTTGGGDGATRVVVGGRVIFKREGGRTTGRGGGATGGGGNLCSPLTVDVGSNNPVLRFGQKGSQQGQFNKPVDVAVRGDRLYVADTYNKRVQVFDLNGNFCDSFTTTANAYSLTVLTDGTIVVETGKEVIKKFSPSGKLIKKFPLGKYSTNPYGLAVQRDGRVVVADLDKHSIFLFEVAGTLVKQVGGKGQGEGQFIKPSFVCVDKEDNIIVSDKDNHRVQVFDKNLNFKQKFGQKGKQPQGMWAPQGVSADSRGNIVLANLGDKSRISGVEHGRKLQVFGPDGTWVATISSDGDKLRRPHGLAVTEDGHVFVTDTEDNCIRKYRYM; encoded by the coding sequence ATGCCACTGACAGAAGCTGCTGAAAATGTGCCTCGAGAGGAGTTTGATGAAAAGTCCCTGACTTGTCCCGTCTGCAAAGACAACTTTGACAACCCCAGAGTCCTGCCAtgtcttcacaccttctgtgCCGGGTGTCTGGAACTGTTACGGTGGCAGAAGGGGAAGATCCAGTTCACCTGTCCTACCTGTTGGCACCAGGTGAGTCTACAGGGACAAGATGTCACCAGTCTGCCTGTAAACTTCTACATCAACAACCTGTTGGACTTCAGGGCCCTGCAGAAGAGTGAGGAAACTCACAACCACTGTCAGGCGTGTAAGTCAGGAGTCAGCTGGGTAGAGGGAACATGCGCGGACTGTCGTCGTCAGCTGTGTAAGAACTGTATAACAGCTCACGGAAACATACCCGCACTGAAGGACCATTACATCATCACCCTGGATGACCTGAAGAACCCCAGCAGCAGGCAGAAGTACACCCCAACCCAGTACTGCCCCAAGCACACCGACCAGCGCATGACGTTCTACTGTCTACCCTGTGCCAAGCTCGTGTGCCAAGCCTGCACTGTGGATGAACACCGACCGGGGCCAGACCACGACCCACAGGAGGTCGGTAAGGTCGCACAGAAGTACAATGCTGAACTACAGACATTAGTGGGGCAAACCCTGGATACAGCTGAAGCTCTGAAGAAAACTACAGAAGCTGTTGGTGACAAGCTTACAAGCATCACAACAAACTGTGAATTACAGAGGACGAAAATACAGGAATATTTCACACAGCTGAGAGCAAAACTGGATGAGGCAGAGCAAAAGGTCACAGTCAAACTGGACAGGATGGAACAGGACCAGAAGGAGCCTCTGCTGAAGGACAAAGCAGGTTTGGAAAAGACTTTAAGATCCACAGAAGAAGGACTTCAGTTCTGTACAGATGTTCTAGCTCGAAGTAACCCCGTTGAAATTCTTACACTCAggcagcagctacaaaataGGCTAAAGAGTTTAACAGCGACCAAAATCTCCCATAGAGCACTGGACAAGGATATATCATTTCAGCCCAACTTAGAAATTTTAACATGTACCCCAGGGTCTCTATCATTGGTTAAGGCAGGCatcacagggggagggggtggggctaCATGGGGAGGGgctacagggggagggggtggggctacagggggagggggtggggctacagggggagggggtaaccTGTGTTTCCCTCTCACTGTAGATGTGGGCAGCAACAACCCTGTACTCAAAGGGTTCCCTGTAGAAAGTCTGCCAACTACGGTCATCTTTAGACCACAGGAAGGCCAAGTTCAGGGAACACCTCTGGTCACAGTCACCTCCCCTGGGGGGCAGCACGCTACATTAGACACCACAGAGACCAGCGAAGGGGTATTTGAGGCAGTCTGGAGGCCACAAACATCAGGGAAGCATGTGGTGGGGGTGACTACAGGGGGAGGGGATGGGGCTACAAGGGTTGTGGTTGGGGGAAGAGTTATTTTTAAAAGGGAAGGTGGTCGTACTACAGGGAGAGGGGGTGGGgctacagggggagggggtaaccTGTGTTCCCCTCTCACTGTAGATGTGGGCAGCAACAACCCTGTACTGAGGTTTGGGCAGAAGGGCAGCCAGCAGGGGCAGTTTAACAAGCCTGTAGATGTAGCAGTCAGGGGGGACAGGCTGTATGTGGCTGATACTTACAACAAGcgtgttcaggtgtttgatCTGAATGGGAACTTTTGTGACTCATTTACAACAACTGCAAATGCTTATTCACTAACAGTTCTGACTGATGGCACCATAGTGGTGGAAACTGGCAAGGAAGTGATCAAGAAATTTTCCCCATCAGGAAAACTTATAAAGAAATTTCCTCTGGGTAAATATAGCACAAACCCCTATGGTCTGGCAGTCCAGAGGGATGGGAGGGTTGTTGTAGCTGATTTAGACAAACACAGCATCTTCCTGTTTGAGGTAGCCGGGACACTGGTGAAACAGGTGGGAGGGAAgggacagggggaggggcagtttATCAAGCCAAGTTTTGTCTGTGTGGATAAAGAAGACAACATCATTGTGTCAGATAAAGACAATCACCGTGTTCAGGTGTTTGACAAGAATCTGAACTTCAAACAGAAGTTTGGTCAGAAGGGCAAACAGCCACAGGGCATGTGGGCTCCTCAAGGGGTGTCAGCTGACAGCAGGGGGAACATAGTTCTGGCAAACCTCGGAGATAAGTCTCGTATAAGTGGTGTAGAACATGGCAGGAAGCTTCAGGTGTTCGGCCCAGATGGCACCTGGGTGGCCACCATTAGCAGTGATGGGGACAAACTGAGACGGCCCCACGGgttggctgtgacagaggatggACATGTGTTTGTTACTGATACTGAAGACAACTGTATCAGgaagtacagatacatgtaa
- the LOC136421525 gene encoding small subunit processome component 20 homolog, with protein MATRSTEKRPENRHRFKTFSERLSEVNIDVVHRISRVRDSQDIDTHFGEGVQKWKELNCTQHFTQFYKEVCQKCSNYAQVVHHEASLVAALKTHLQVPDSLALQPLLDLVVQLARDLQTDFYPHFGEFFLLLVPLLNTQDTDVIEWTFTCLLYLFKFLWRHLVRDITQVYSLYCPLLGKDHKPHIKNFAAESFAFLMRKVRDPSDFFDFIFQDLAKNPDVSPAQRFHLPSSF; from the exons ATGGCGACTAGAAGTACGGAGAAGAGACCGGAGAACCGCCACCGG TTCAAGACGTTCTCGGAGAGGTTATCCGAGGTCAACATCGATGTGGTTCATCGGATCAGCAGGGTGCGGGACTCGCAG GACATCGACACACATTTTGGAGAAGGAGTTCAGAAATGGAAGGAGCTGAATTGTACTCAACACTTCA CCCAGTTCTATAAGGAGGTTTGTCAGAAGTGCAGTAACTACGCTCAAGTCGTGCATCATGAG GCTTCCCTGGTGGCCGCCCTGAAAACCCACCTGCAGGTTCCTGATAGCCTGGCTCTGCAGCCGCTTCTGGA CCTGGTAGTGCAGCTGGCGCGAGACCTGCAGACAGATTTTTACCCGCACTTCGGCGAGTTTTTCCTGCTGCTGGTCCCGCTGCTGAACACGCAGGACACTGACGTCATCGAGTGGACGTTCACCTGCCTGCTTTACCTGTTCAAGTTCTTATGGAGACACCTGGTCAGGGACATCACACAGGTGTACAG cctgTACTGCCCCCTCCTAGGGAAGGACCACAAGCCTCACATCAAGAACTTTGCAGCCGAGAGTTTCGCTTTCCTCATGAGGAAG GTGAGAGATCCGAGCGACTTCTTTGACTTCATCTTCCAAGACTTGGCAAAAAACCCAGATGTAAGTCCTGCACAAAGATTCCACCTCCCCTCCTCATTTTAA
- the LOC136422117 gene encoding tripartite motif-containing protein 2-like → MPLTEAAENVRREEFDEKSLTCPVCKDNFDNPRVLPCLHTFCAGCLELLRWQKGKIQFTCPTCWHQVSLQGQDVTSLPVNFYINNLLDFRALQKSEETHNHCQACKSGVSWVEGTCADCRRQLCKNCITAHGNIPALKDHYIITLDDLKNPSSRQKYTPTQYCPKHTDQRMTFYCLPCAKLVCQACTVDEHRPGPDHDPQEVSKVAQKYNAELQTLVGQTLDTAEALKKTTEAVGDKLTSITTNCELQRTKIQEYFTQLRAKLDEAEQKVIVKLDRMEQDQKEPLLKDKAGLEKTLRSTEEGLQFCTDVLARSNPVEILTLRPLLENRLKSLTATKISHRALDKDISFQPNLEILTCNPGSLSLVKAGITGGGGGATWGGATGGGGGATGGGGGATGGGGNLCFPITVDVGSNNPVLKGLPVESLPTMVIFRPQEGQVQGTPQVTVTSPGGQHATLDTTETSEGVFEAVWRPQTSGKHVVGVTTGGGDGATGVVVGGRVIFTREGGRTTGGGGGATGGGGNLCSPLTVDVGSNNPVLRFGQKGSQQGQFNKPVDVAVRGDRLYVADTYNKRVQVFDLNGNFCDSFTTTANAYSLTVLTDGTIVVETGKEVKKFSPSGKLIKKFPLGKYSTNPYGLAVQRDGRVVVADLDKHSIFLFEVAGTLVKQVGGKGQGEGQFIKPSFVCVDKEDNIIVSDKDNHRVQVFDKNLNFKQKFGQKGKQPQGMWAPQGVSADSRGNIVLANLGDKSRISGVEHGRKLQVFGPDGTWVATISSDGDKLRRPHGVAVTEDGHVFVTDTEDNCIRKYRYM, encoded by the coding sequence ATGCCACTGACAGAAGCTGCTGAAAATGTGCGTCGAGAGGAGTTTGATGAAAAGTCCCTGACTTGTCCCGTCTGCAAAGACAACTTTGACAACCCCAGAGTCCTGCCAtgtcttcacaccttctgtgCCGGGTGTCTGGAACTGTTACGGTGGCAGAAGGGGAAGATCCAGTTCACCTGTCCTACCTGTTGGCACCAGGTGAGTCTACAGGGACAAGATGTCACCAGTCTGCCTGTGAACTTCTACATCAACAACCTGTTGGACTTCAGGGCCCTGCAGAAGAGTGAGGAAACTCACAACCACTGTCAGGCGTGTAAGTCAGGTGTCAGCTGGGTAGAGGGAACATGCGCGGACTGTCGTCGTCAGCTGTGTAAGAACTGTATAACAGCTCACGGAAACATACCCGCACTGAAGGACCATTACATCATCACCCTGGATGACCTGAAGAACCCCAGCAGCAGGCAGAAGTACACCCCAACCCAGTACTGCCCCAAGCACACCGACCAGCGCATGACGTTCTACTGTCTACCCTGTGCCAAGCTCGTGTGCCAAGCCTGCACTGTGGATGAACACCGACCGGGGCCAGACCACGACCCACAGGAGGTCAGTAAGGTCGCACAGAAGTACAATGCTGAACTACAGACATTAGTGGGGCAAACCCTGGATACAGCTGAAGCTCTGAAGAAAACTACAGAAGCTGTTGGTGACAAGCTTACAAGCATCACAACAAACTGTGAGCTACAGAGGACGAAAATACAGGAATATTTCACACAGCTGAGAGCAAAACTGGATGAGGCAGAGCAAAAGGTCATAGTCAAACTGGACAGGATGGAACAGGACCAGAAGGAGCCTCTGCTGAAGGACAAAGCAGGTTTGGAAAAGACTTTAAGATCCACAGAAGAAGGACTTCAGTTCTGTACAGATGTTCTAGCTCGAAGTAACCCCGTTGAAATTCTTACACTCAGGCCGCTGCTGGAAAATAGGCTAAAGAGTTTAACAGCGACCAAAATCTCCCATAGAGCACTGGACAAGGACATATCATTTCAGCCCAACTTAGAAATTTTAACATGTAACCCAGGGTCGCTATCATTGGTTAAGGCAGGCatcacagggggagggggtggggctaCATGGGGAGGGgctacagggggagggggtggggctacagggggagggggtggggctacagggggagggggtaaccTGTGTTTCCCTATCACTGTAGATGTGGGCAGCAACAACCCTGTACTCAAAGGGCTCCCTGTAGAAAGCCTGCCAACTATGGTCATCTTCAGACCacaggaaggtcaagttcagggAACACCCCAAGTCACAGTCACCTCCCCTGGGGGGCAGCACGCTACATTAGACACCACAGAGACCAGCGAAGGGGTATTTGAGGCAGTCTGGAGGCCACAAACATCAGGGAAGCATGTGGTGGGGGTGACTACAGGGGGAGGGGATGGGGCTACAGGGGTTGTGGTTGGGGGAAGAGTTATTTTTACAAGGGAAGGTGGTCGTactacagggggagggggtggggctacagggggagggggtaaccTGTGTTCCCCCCTCACTGTAGATGTGGGCAGCAACAACCCTGTACTGAGGTTTGGGCAGAAGGGCAGCCAGCAGGGGCAGTTTAACAAGCCTGTAGATGTAGCAGTCAGGGGGGACAGGCTGTATGTGGCTGATACTTACAACAAGcgtgttcaggtgtttgatCTGAATGGGAACTTTTGTGACTCTTTTACAACAACTGCAAATGCTTATTCACTAACAGTTCTGACTGATGGCACCATAGTGGTGGAAACTGGCAAGGAAGTGAAGAAATTTTCCCCATCAGGAAAACTTATAAAGAAATTTCCTCTGGGTAAATATAGCACAAACCCCTATGGTTTGGCAGTCCAGAGGGATGGGAGGGTAGTTGTAGCTGATTTAGACAAACACAGCATCTTCCTGTTTGAGGTAGCCGGGACACTGGTGAAACAGGTGGGAGGGAAgggacagggggaggggcagtttATCAAGCCAAGTTTTGTCTGTGTGGATAAAGAAGACAACATCATTGTGTCAGATAAAGACAATCACCGTGTTCAGGTGTTTGACAAGAATCTGAACTTCAAACAGAAGTTTGGTCAGAAGGGCAAACAGCCACAGGGCATGTGGGCTCCTCAAGGGGTGTCAGCTGACAGCAGGGGGAACATAGTTCTGGCAAACCTCGGAGATAAGTCTCGTATAAGTGGTGTAGAACATGGCAGGAAGCTTCAGGTGTTCGGCCCAGATGGCACCTGGGTGGCCACCATTAGCAGTGATGGGGACAAACTGAGACGGCCCCATGGggtggctgtgacagaggatggACATGTGTTTGTTACTGATACTGAAGACAACTGTATCAGgaagtacagatacatgtaa
- the LOC136422116 gene encoding tripartite motif-containing protein 3-like, with amino-acid sequence MDSENDNREQEPMDTEEPGTVHTGTPGSSNNNAPSMATCNTTDVRIKTRSKNTPNSAMMLEKQPNTVIIHEDIKVENASAVQVGNDNVISSVSSQDPAVLGATTSLPPSANPRPGQVLVYRNIKIEKCKFVQVGNNNRMVIAGKVTPQDDDATVKVCCELDIDPKTSDDIREKISRDLEDLLEQFAKKMETYQVTCKIKTATRGCILLELEVPTEEDRLQLLRMARDGTFQQVLLETFLPEFAAEGRAVNMNLAIGVRNPSQDMVEELQGATASSDYEDVVVVEIPAVTDPLLPPKHPRPHSTEVRALKQTDETENTDEGPIKDVVDDELPDNQAVLAGKAPFKHLSDSDSEDSEDSTSQDGATASVEEAMLVEQTAAIVPLQEFDEKFLTCDVCQNIFNNPRVLPCLHTFCSRCLEVWRKRKNQFTCPTCRHQVSLQGTDVTSLPLNFYINNLLDFRALQKSEESHNHCQMCESAARVEGTCADCRYLLCKNCITAHGNIPALKDHYIITLDDLKNPSSRQKYTRAQYCPKHTDQRLIYYCLPCTKLVCQTCTTTVHRPGIDHDPQEVGEVAQKFKADLEILAGKAQQTADNLKKTDSTVSMELTTITANCDREEKKIQEHFEQLRAKLDQEEQEMRDKLKVMEETQKEPLLKEKEGLEETLRSTEEGLQSCTDVLARGNDVEILTLRQQLENRLKSLTATKISHKALEKCISFHPSADMSTFNPGSLSLFKIGITVTELPVESLPTMVIFRPRAGQDWGPPQVTVTSPGGQCAELDTTETSKGVFEAVWRPQTSGKHVVGVTTGGGGGATGGGGGATGGGGGATGGGTTGGEGGATGGGDTGVGATGGGGGATEGGGGATGGNLCPPLTVDVGSNNPVLRFGEEGSQEGQFDTPRDVEVRGDRLYVADAENERVQVFDLSGNFCFSFPTTGNPVGLAVQTDGTIVVNCDEEVKKFSPSGELINEFPLGEYCTNTYGLAVQRGGRVVVADNDKHSIFLFEADGTLVKQVGGQWESESESESEGDGEGESKSESEGEWQFNEPCFVCVDKEDNIIVADKENHRVQVFDKNLNFKHKFGQKGTQPQDMWAPMGVSTDSRGNIVLANFGSLMSVTDSVEKLQVFRLDGTWLSTISSDGDKLNWPCGVAVTEDGHVFVADTDDHCIRKYRYM; translated from the exons ATGGATTCCGAAAATGACAACAGAGAGCAAGAACCAATGGATACAGAGGAACCAGGCACAGTCCATACAGGTACACCTGGGAGCAGCAATAACAACGCACCCTCCATGGCTACATGTAACACCACAGACGTCCGGATCAAGACAAGGTCAAAGAACACCCCAAACTCTGCCATGATGTTGGAAAAACAGCCAAATACGGTCATCATTCACGAGGACATAAAGGTGGAGAATGCATCTGCTGTGCAAGTGGGCAACGACAACGTCATTAGCTCAGTCTCTAGTCAAGATCCAGCGGTGCTCGGTGCCACAACAAGCCTGCCACCATCGGCGAACCCTAGGCCTGGCCAAGTTCTTGTGTACCGCAACATAAAGATAGAGAAATGCAAGTTTGTGCAAGTTGGGAACAACAACCGCATGGTCATAGCTGGGAAAGTGACACCACAGGATGATGATG CAACTGTGAAAGTCTGCTGTGAACTTGACATCGATCCCAAGACATCAGATGACATCAGAGAGAAAATAAGTCGTGATCTCGAGGACCTTCTGGAGCAGTTTGCCAAGAAAATGGAAACATATCAAGTgacatgcaaaataaaaactgcTACAAGAGGATGCATCTTGTTGGAGCTGGAGGTTCCTACAGAAGAGGACCGGCTGCAGCTCCTCCGCATGGCCAGAGACGGGACGTTCCAGCAGGTTCTCCTGGAGACGTTCCTGCCGGAGTTTGCGGCCGAGGGGAGGGCGGTGAACATGAACCTGGCCATCGGCGTGAGGAACCCGTCACAGGACATGGTGGAGGAACTACAGGGGGCCACGGCTTCAAGTG ACTATGAGGATGTTGTGGTGGTGGAAATTCCTGCAGTTACCGACCCACTGTTGCCTCCCAAACATCCCCGACCACACTCAACTGAAGTCAGGGCTTTGAAGCAGACTGATGAAACAGAGAACACAGATGAAG GGCCCATTAAGGATGTCGTGGATGACGAACTTCCAGACAATCAAGCTGTCCTTGCCGGCAAAGCTCCCTTCAAACACCTGTCAGACTCAGACTCTGAGGACAGTGAGGATTCAACAAGCCAGGATGGAGCAACAGCCTCAGTAGaag AGGCAATGCTAGTAGAGCAGACTGCGGCAATTGTTCCACTACAAGAGTTTGATGAAAAGTTCCTAACTTGCGACGTCTGCCAAAACATCTTTAACAACCCCCGAGTCCTGCCAtgtcttcacaccttctgtAGCAGGTGTTTAGAAGTCTGGCGGAAGAGGAAGAACCAGTTCACCTGTCCCACCTGTCGGCACCAGGTGAGTCTACAGGGAACAGATGTAACAAGTTTGCCTCTAAACTTCTACATCAACAATCTGCTGGACTTCAGGGCCCTGCAGAAGAGTGAGGAATCTCACAACCACTGTCAGATGTGTGAGTCTGCGGCCAGGGTGGAGGGGACATGTGCGGACTGTCGTTATCTTCTGTGTAAGAACTGTATAACAGCTCACGGAAACATACCGGCACTAAAGGACCATTACATCATCACCCTGGATGACCTGAAGAACCCCAGCAGCAGGCAGAAGTACACTCGGGCACAGTACTGCCCCAAACACACTGATCAGCGCTTGATTTACTACTGCCTGCCTTGTACTAAGCTTGTGTGCCAAACCTGCACCACAACTGTGCACCGACCTGGGATAGACCATGATCCACAGGAGGTCGGTGAGGTCGCACAGAAGTTCAAGGCTGACCTAGAGATATTAGCAGGGAAGGCACAACAAACAGCTGACAATCTGAAGAAAACGGACAGCACTGTTAGCATGGAGCTAACAACCATCACAGCAAACTGTGACAGGGAGGAAAAGAAGATTCAGGAACATTTTGAACAGCTGAGGGCAAAACTGGACCAGGAAGAACAGGAAATGAGAGACAAACTAAAAGTGATGGAAGAAACTCAAAAGGAGCCTCTGCTGAAGGAAAAGGAGGGTTTAGAAGAGACTTTAAGGTCCACAGAAGAAGGACTTCAGTCCTGTACAGATGTTCTAGCTCGAGGTAATGATGTAGAAATTCTTACACTCAGGCAGCAGCTGGAAAACAGGCTAAAGAGTTTGACAGCGACCAAAATCTCCCATAAAGCACTGGAGAAATGCATATCATTTCATCCCAGCGCAGATATGTCAACATTTAATCCAGGGTCTCTTTCATTGTTTAAGATAGGCATCACTGTCACAGAGCTCCCTGTAGAAAGCCTGCCGACTATGGTCATATTCAGACCACGTGCTGGCCAAGATTGGGGACCACCACAAGTCACAGTCACCTCCCCTGGGGGACAGTGTGCTGAATTAGACACCACAGAAACCAGTAAGGGGGTATTTGAGGCAGTCTGGAGGCCACAAACATCAGGGAAGCATGTGGTGGGGGTGactacagggggagggggtggggctacagggggagggggtggtgctacagggggagggggtggggctaCTGGTGGAGGGACTACAGGGGGAGAGGGTGGTGCTACAGGGGGTGGGGATACAGGGGTAGGGgctacagggggagggggtggagcTACAGAGGGAGGGGGTGGGGCTACAGGGGGTAACCTGTGTCCCCCCCTCACTGTAGATGTGGGCAGTAACAACCCTGTACTGAGGTTTGGGGAGGAGGGCAGCCAGGAGGGGCAGTTTGACACTCCTAGAGATGTAGAAGTCAGAGGGGACAGGCTGTATGTGGCTGATGCTGAAAATGAGcgtgttcaggtgtttgatCTGAGTGGGAACTTTTGCTTCTCATTTCCAACAACTGGAAACCCTGTAGGACTTGCAGTTCAGACTGATGGCACCATAGTGGTGAATTGTGATGAGGAAGTGAAGAAATTTTCCCCGTCAGGAGAACTGATAAATGAATTTCCTCTGGGTGAATATTGCACAAACACCTATGGCCTGGCAGTACAGAGGGGTGGGAGGGTTGTTGTAGCTGATAATGACAAACACAGCATCTTCCTGTTTGAGGCAGATGGGACACTGGTGAAGCAGGTGGGAGGGCAGTGGGAGagtgaaagtgagagtgaaAGTGAGGGTGATGGGGAGGgtgaaagtaaaagtgaaagtgaggGGGAGTGGCAGTTTAACGAGCCATGTTTTGTCTGTGTGGATAAAGAAGACAACATCATTGTGGCAGATAAAGAAAACCACCGTGTTCAGGTGTTTGACAAGAATCTGAACTTCAAACACAAGTTTGGTCAGAAGGGCACACAGCCACAGGACATGTGGGCTCCTATGGGAGTGTCAACTGACAGCAGGGGGAACATAGTTCTGGCAAACTTTGGGAGTTTAATGAGTGTAACTGACAGTGTTGAGAAGCTTCAGGTGTTCCGTCTAGACGGCACCTGGTTGTCCACCATTAGCAGTGATGGGGACAAACTGAACTGGCCCTGTGGggtggctgtgacagaggacgGACATGTGTTTGTAGCTGACACTGATGACCACTGTATCAGgaagtacagatacatgtgA